The genomic DNA AGACCGCAGAGACGATGCCCCCCTCTGTGTCGATGCGCTGGATGAGTCGGCCCAGCTCCGGCGAGCTGGGGAAGTCGAACATCGTGCCGTGCCCGCCGGTGAGGTAGATCGCGTCGAACGGACGGTCGACGACGTCGGCCAGGCTGGGGGTGTCGCTCAGCAGGTTCATGAAGTCGCGGTCCGCGTAGCGCTTGTGCGTCCCGCCCCGCCTCAGAATCAGCGTGCCGAGGCTCTCCGGATCCAGCGGGACCAGCCCGCCGGCGACGGACGCGATGGTCACGTCGTGCCCAGCGTCGGTCAGGACGTCGTAGCAGTGCGTCAGTTCGCCGAGCCAGAGCCCGGTGCGGTATCCGACCGAGGCGTACTCCGGCGTGCTTGTCGTCACGGCGAGGACGCGCTTGCCGCTGGGGGTGGACTGCTTGGCCATGAGGTGCCTCTTTCGCCGGGGTTCAGGGACCTCCCGCGGGCGCTGTACCCAGCCCGGCGAGGCGCCATGCGCGCCCGTGCCCGGGGCCGGTCTTTACATCTGCCACAGGTGCGCAGGGTTGGGAGCGGGGGGCGGGTTCCGTAGGCTCGCGGGGGGCCGCGGCGTACGTCGTACGTCGTCGACGCGCCGTACGTCGGCTGCGCGCGGCACCCGACCACCCACGAAAGGGGAGCCTCCATGGCCACACCGCACATCTCCGCCGAGCCGGGCGACTTCGCTCCGGCCCTCCTCATGCCCGGTGACCCGAAGCGCGCGCAGCGCATCGCCGAACAGCTGATGCCCGACGCGCGGCTGGTCACGGACGTCCGGGGGATGCTGGGCTACACGGGCACCGTGGACGGGCGGGCGTTGTCGGTGATGGGTTCGGGGATGGGGATGCCGTCGGCGACGATCTACGCGACGGAGCTGTACAAGTTCTACGACGTCGAGCGCATCGTTCGGGTCGGCACCACGGGCGGCATCTCCCGACGGGTGGCCGTCGGCGACGTGATCGTCGCGACGGGCGCGCACACCGACTCCTCGATCAACCAACACCGCCTGCCCGGGCTCAACTTCTCGGCGGTCGCGAGCTTCGAGCTGGCCGCCGCCGCGATGCGGGCGGCGCAGGGCCGCGACGGGGTGCACGTGGGGACCGTGGTGAGCAAGGACCACTTCTACTTCGCGTCGCCGTTCGCGGATCTGGAGCTGTACGGGCAGTACGGGATCCTGGGCGTCGAGATGGAGGCCGCCGGGCTGTTCGGGGTGGCGGCGGAGTTCGGCCGGCAGGCCCTGGCCATCCTCACCGTCAGCGATCATCTCCTCGACGGCAGCTCCGACATGAGCGCGGCCGAGCGGGAGACCCGGTTCACCGGTGCGCTCGACCTGGCCGTCGCGGCGGCGTTCTGCTGAGCAGGGCAGGCACCGGCCGCTGAGGGTGCCTGCGGCCGCTCGTCTCGCGAAATGAGATGGGGGCGGGACTGGGGCGGCGGAGAATTCGGGCGTCCGTTCAAGAAGGCGACCGGGGTGGACGAACGGGTGGATGCAGCAATCCCCCGACCGAGAAGGACACCCCATGAAGCACCGCACCACCACCGTGCTCGCCGCCGTCGTCTCCGCGGCGGTCGGCATCGGCGCCCCGCTGACCGCCCAGGCCGCGCCGGCCGATCGGACGACGTCTGCCAGCGCCGCGCGTGCCGCCGCCGACAAGGTTTCGACCACGAAGGCCGCCGCCAAGGCCAAGGCGGCGGCCGCCGCGCAGCGGGCAGCAGCCCGAGCCGCCGCGCTGCGCGCCGAGGCCACCCGGCTGCAGGGCGTCGCCGACCAGACCGACGCGACCGCCCTCAAGGCGTCCCGCGACAAGGCCAAGACGCAGCTGCAGGCCGCCGCAGCCGCGGTCAAGGCGGCGGCCGCCAAGTCCGGCGGCACTGACCTGTCCGCACTGGTCACGGCGGTCGCGGATGCCGAGGCTCGGGTCGCCGCCGCCGAGTCCACCCGCACGGCCGCGCAGGCCGAGGCGGACGCCGCCGCCACGTCGCTCGCGGACGCCCAGGCGGCGCTTGCCGCGACCCCGGACGATGCCACGCTGCAGCAGGCGGTCACCGACGCCCAGGCCCGCGCCACGGCTGCGGGGACGGCGCTGACCGCCGCCGGGACGGAGTCGACGGCGGCGGCGAAGGCGCTGGCCGACGCCAAGGCCGCCCTCGCCGCCGCGCAGGCGACGGCCGCGACCGCCAGTGCGGACCTCAAGGCCGCGATCGAGGCCGAGAAGGCGGCCGCGAGGGCGTACGTCGCCGCGCAGCGGGCGTACGTCAAGGCCGTCCAGGCCGACCGCGGGGCTGCGGTGGCTGCCAAGGCCGCCACGCAGGCCGAGG from Austwickia sp. includes the following:
- a CDS encoding type 1 glutamine amidotransferase domain-containing protein, coding for MAKQSTPSGKRVLAVTTSTPEYASVGYRTGLWLGELTHCYDVLTDAGHDVTIASVAGGLVPLDPESLGTLILRRGGTHKRYADRDFMNLLSDTPSLADVVDRPFDAIYLTGGHGTMFDFPSSPELGRLIQRIDTEGGIVSAVCHGPAGLLAAQAADGTPWLRGRKVTGFSWPEEKLASRADAVPFRLDHALTEQGADYTKALRPMVNKVVVDGRLVTGQNPMSATGVGEAVAKLLRKS
- the deoD gene encoding purine-nucleoside phosphorylase, whose protein sequence is MATPHISAEPGDFAPALLMPGDPKRAQRIAEQLMPDARLVTDVRGMLGYTGTVDGRALSVMGSGMGMPSATIYATELYKFYDVERIVRVGTTGGISRRVAVGDVIVATGAHTDSSINQHRLPGLNFSAVASFELAAAAMRAAQGRDGVHVGTVVSKDHFYFASPFADLELYGQYGILGVEMEAAGLFGVAAEFGRQALAILTVSDHLLDGSSDMSAAERETRFTGALDLAVAAAFC